The Silene latifolia isolate original U9 population chromosome Y, ASM4854445v1, whole genome shotgun sequence sequence AGTTTTTAGTTAGATTAATTGAATGAGTAAGTTGGTTAATCTTGGCTTAAGTGTAGAATTTACATCGAGAGATTAGACTCTACATATTGTAACAACCTAGATAAGTATTAGTCCATGCCTATTTCCCCTCTCCATGCTACTTGGGTGAACCCGACCGTCCTAGTATTTCTTAATCATCGTTTTAAACCATCTTAATCATTGTTTAATTCCTACTTGCTTTAGTTTATATTTTAATCACTAGTTTAGAACTCAAACCACCTCCTTTTTAGACCGAACTAAACTAGCTTATAAACAAGTAATCCTAGTGCCACAATTTCCGTCCTTTAGGTTCGACCCTTTTGTATATTACAACGAGAAATCATTCACTTGCGCGAGGAGCATAAATAAAACTCGTAACACACTGGAACAACCTTTTCCGATCAAAGAACATATGCAAGTGTGGCGAATAAAACTACAAGAGTAGTGTAAAAATAACAGCGAAAAGTACAAGGGCCAGATAGTATGTGGACGCACATTTGAATGTGGATGGGGCCATAGCACACTGCAGGGGCATCTAGTGTAAAGTTGAAGTATTTCCACACATACCATTGTTCAGCCGCAGAAACATCTACACATATTGTGGCTTCCCAAAAAAATTTGGAGTGGTTGTCGTCGGTCTGCCTAAATCTGCAGATTTTAAAAATattacaaaaatgaaaaaaaaaacacgcATCAGTTGTGATTGTAAGTGAAAGTCAGAGTGCGTGAGGGTCAATAAAATGTACGTGTATAAAATTTTGATTGCAAGCAGACCTTGTTATGGCAGGTTGGTTAGGCGGTTCCAGCAAGAGAAAGCACATCGTAAGAGACAACATTCTTTACAAAAGTCGATGGAACTCCCTCAGGCCCTGGTGTTGCAATTACAGTCACTTGGCTTGCTTTGTGGGCTCTGGATAATGCGTTATATAGCTGCCCGTGAGAGAAGCATGGTCGTGGAAGGTATACAACAACCTGACTTAAAGTTTGGCCCTGGAATTTGTTGACGGTCATTGCAAAACTTAGCTTTAAAGGAAACTGATTCCTCTGAAACTGAAAGGGGTAGTTAGCCGTAGTTGCTGGCCTGAGCTTGATTCGTGGTATGAACACGTGTTCTCCGTTGTGATGGCCGACCATAATAACGCATTTTATTGAGTCATGTAAAAACCTCTTGCAAATCATTCGGGTGCCATTACAGAGGCTAAATGATGGTCGGAGATTCCGGAGAAGAATTACAGAGCATTTTTCCTTTAAAATAAGCTCGTGAGGCCTCATTCCACCAGGGTTAAGCTTGTTGATAAACTCTACAGGGTAGACTTTACAATTGTCATCTAGCATTGAATCGTGACTCTTGTAGGTAACCGCCTGACTGGGAAACTTTTCAATTAGGACACTGTTTCTGGCATCCACGTCGTCGTTTAGCGGGGTTAGTATTTCTCTGGTTGTAAAGATTTCGGAATCAAATGTATCAAGATCCAATTCCGGAAACATGAGTGTTGCCAGTTTGCATATATGGTCTGGGCTGCCGTATTCCGGGTCCCTTACCATCCCATCTGGGAGGCTGATATACTCAGATTCTTTTGATTGTAATGTTCCGTTCCCTAGCACAAGCAGAAATTGTGCAAATTCAGGGTCAGCTTGTGCACGTATGTTCTCAGTTAGTTTAAATTTGATTCACTTCGTCTAAATAGGTGAGCTTACCAGACTAGCCTCAACGACTTCTCGTTGTGACCTGAGGGGCAGTATTGGGAGTGTTTCTGgaagcccccccccccccaaacacGATAACCTTACCTCCAAAAAGCTTGTCTAAAACACATAAGTCCCTAAGAAGTAGGTCAAGAGACTCTACATTCTGTCCCTTCTCCATTGAGGCATCATCCCATATTATCAGGCGTATTGCGATAATCAATGCTGCCAGGCTACTTTGTTTAGGAACGTCGCATGCAAGGGAAACATCACAATAAATGTGAATTTTGAACCTGGAATGGGTTGTTCGGCCAGAAGGTATATTGGATGCAGCAATGCCCGACGTTGCTAGGTTTTACCCTTTGCACCTGACCCATCTATAAAGAACGTCCCAGGCCTCGATGTACGTACATGTTCCATAATTGTGGTGAATGCCTCATGTTGGGCGGCATTTAGTTGCGCCTTGCATAACTTGCACACTTCTGGTATTGGTGCATCACTGATATCCCTGGAACCCCTTATTTATTCATCGATGCATGTGTCCAGGTGCTCTAGACCAAAGGTTGCTAGGGACTTGCCCATCGCTTCCAAATACCGTTCGATTGATCTAGCTGTCATTTGCTTAACTTTTTGTGCCTAGTGTGGATATATATAGCTGTAGTCATCTGACAATGATTTATAATGCGTCTCCCATAACAGGGAAGGGTCTTTTGGTTGTGCGAATATGAGCAATGTAGCAAACAGGCATCGCAGAGCTGCCGACATTTGACCTGTGCATGC is a genomic window containing:
- the LOC141631840 gene encoding ATP-dependent DNA helicase pfh1-like; translation: MPLPNMQTIRLRPTDNLAAVLACEKKSRTLLTEFFKESGTEGCPKILYGEFSEHYRWDTGSRTWIKRKNEIIVIGRLFFVAPAEGERFFLRLLLLHIRGPTSFESLQTVNGYKCATLQEAALRHRLLENEDAAELCMAEACTGQMSAALRCLFKIHIYCDVSLACDVPKQSSLAALIIAIRLIIWDDASMEKGQNVESLDLLLRDLCVLDKLFGGNGTLQSKESEYISLPDGMVRDPEYGSPDHICKLATLMFPELDLDTFDSEIFTTREILTPLNDDVDARNSVLIEKFPSQAVTYKSHDSMLDDNCKVYPVEFINKLNPGGMRPHELILKEKCSVILLRNLRPSFSLCNGTRMICKRFLHDSIKCVIMVGHHNGEHVFIPRIKLRPATTANYPFQFQRNQFPLKLSFAMTVNKFQGQTLSQVVVYLPRPCFSHGQLYNALSRAHKASQVTVIATPGPEGVPSTFVKNVVSYDVLSLAGTA